A stretch of Amycolatopsis balhimycina FH 1894 DNA encodes these proteins:
- a CDS encoding GNAT family N-acetyltransferase, translated as METPLSTDRLVIRDWTVDDAEAAFAIYGAEDVTHWLTPAMDRVGDVAAMRAVLHAWQEAQPNLPPPRGRWAVQRKEDGAVLGGLGIRLLPPFEEDLELSWQLAPGAWGKGYASEAATALIEWAFTQDTEELFAVARPNNTRAIAVAKRLGMRWVGETDKYYNLRLQVYRIRHTDLID; from the coding sequence ATGGAGACTCCGCTGAGCACCGACCGGCTCGTGATCCGGGACTGGACGGTGGACGACGCCGAAGCCGCGTTCGCGATCTACGGCGCGGAGGACGTCACGCACTGGCTGACCCCGGCGATGGACCGCGTCGGCGACGTCGCCGCGATGCGCGCGGTGCTGCACGCCTGGCAGGAGGCGCAGCCGAACCTGCCGCCGCCGCGCGGCCGGTGGGCCGTGCAGCGCAAGGAGGACGGCGCCGTGCTCGGCGGCCTCGGCATCCGGCTGCTGCCACCGTTCGAAGAGGACCTCGAGCTGAGCTGGCAGCTCGCCCCCGGCGCCTGGGGAAAGGGCTACGCGTCGGAGGCGGCGACGGCGCTGATCGAGTGGGCGTTCACTCAGGACACCGAGGAGCTGTTCGCCGTGGCGCGGCCGAACAACACCCGCGCGATCGCGGTGGCCAAGCGGCTCGGCATGCGGTGGGTCGGCGAGACGGACAAGTACTACAACCTGCGGCTGCAGGTGTACCGGATCCGGCACACCGACCTCATCGACTGA
- a CDS encoding nitroreductase family deazaflavin-dependent oxidoreductase, whose amino-acid sequence MRGVFAGFGKSRAFAVLGRALVPADRVLLRVSGGRVGVGAVVGLRTLLLTTVGRRSGEPRQVPLLYVERGGGYVVIGSNWGGEAHPAWSANLLAHAKATVAIGGRTFDVTGRLLTGDERREMWDAVAAYWPAYDRYAVRAEHREIRVFLLEPVSR is encoded by the coding sequence TTGCGGGGTGTCTTCGCCGGGTTCGGCAAGAGCAGGGCGTTCGCCGTGCTCGGGCGGGCGCTGGTGCCCGCCGATCGGGTGCTGCTGCGGGTCAGCGGTGGCCGGGTCGGGGTCGGGGCCGTCGTCGGGTTGCGGACGCTGCTGCTCACCACCGTGGGGCGTCGCAGCGGTGAGCCCCGGCAGGTGCCGCTGCTGTACGTCGAACGCGGTGGCGGGTACGTCGTGATCGGCTCGAACTGGGGCGGCGAGGCCCACCCGGCCTGGTCGGCGAACCTGCTGGCGCACGCGAAAGCGACCGTCGCGATCGGCGGCCGGACCTTCGACGTCACCGGGCGGCTGCTGACCGGGGACGAGCGGCGGGAGATGTGGGACGCCGTCGCCGCGTACTGGCCGGCCTACGACCGCTACGCCGTGCGGGCCGAGCACCGCGAAATCCGCGTCTTCCTGCTGGAACCCGTCAGTCGATGA
- a CDS encoding class I SAM-dependent DNA methyltransferase yields the protein MTETAAEVFDAIGKDYETAFPDQHGRQAVLEWLLGRLSPGATIADLGSGTGRPVAETLAAAGHDVTGYDVSAKMVEIARAQVPAARFEQADLRTLTQPAGSRDVVTAFFSLLQMTRAEIDAVVAKVATWLVPGGWFVLGTVAVDADGVETSFLGHPIRSSSYPAGTFVARLEDAGLAVGYRELVRYESSHPAVRPEDQLYLAARRPS from the coding sequence ATGACCGAAACCGCCGCCGAGGTGTTCGACGCGATCGGCAAGGACTACGAAACGGCCTTCCCCGACCAGCACGGCCGGCAGGCCGTGCTGGAGTGGCTGCTCGGCCGCCTCTCGCCGGGCGCCACGATCGCCGATCTCGGCTCGGGCACCGGCCGCCCGGTCGCGGAGACCCTGGCCGCCGCCGGGCACGACGTCACCGGGTACGACGTCTCGGCGAAGATGGTCGAGATCGCGCGGGCCCAGGTCCCGGCCGCGCGGTTCGAGCAGGCCGACCTGCGCACCCTCACCCAGCCGGCCGGGAGCCGGGACGTGGTCACCGCGTTCTTCTCCCTCCTGCAGATGACCCGGGCCGAGATCGACGCCGTGGTGGCGAAGGTGGCCACGTGGCTCGTGCCCGGCGGCTGGTTCGTGCTCGGCACGGTGGCGGTGGACGCCGACGGGGTCGAGACGAGCTTCCTCGGGCACCCGATCCGGTCGAGCAGCTACCCGGCCGGGACGTTCGTCGCGCGGCTGGAGGACGCCGGCCTGGCGGTCGGCTACCGGGAGCTGGTGCGGTACGAGTCGAGCCACCCCGCCGTCCGGCCGGAGGATCAGCTGTACCTGGCCGCACGCCGGCCTTCGTGA
- a CDS encoding PucR family transcriptional regulator — MGIEALATPVPREHRQLVREMLARLPEFADRLARLLGEQDEFYRQVERVAPGELRQVCRANLERALTAVAEGHGLAIDAARKTGLVQARQGIPLPAVLRAFRIGGTFVNEALLELAGPEFLNPTRTIQINSYVWKAIDLYSDALTTAYEEVAAEPSHANARLLDDLLRGRLVSQADMEAAARELGLPTAGMFVAVVTERIEPDEHDSVEALLRARRWRSAWRPGGEAGLVAIDRIEDVRRLREVLGSLPVAAGMSRPFAGFPDVPDALHRARIARRSLPSGTAGVVVFGDSPVTTLVAAAPGMARDVVRSALAGLLALPGAERKVLLDTLLAWYAGHGSAKEAADRLFVHPNTVRYRLRRVQELTKRDLTDPVDIGELYVALESVRLDPEPS, encoded by the coding sequence ATGGGCATCGAAGCTCTGGCCACGCCGGTACCTCGCGAGCACCGCCAGCTCGTGCGCGAGATGCTGGCCAGGCTGCCGGAGTTCGCCGACCGTCTCGCCCGGCTTCTCGGCGAGCAGGACGAATTCTACCGTCAGGTCGAGCGCGTGGCGCCGGGCGAGCTGCGGCAGGTCTGCCGGGCGAACCTCGAACGCGCGCTGACCGCGGTCGCCGAAGGCCACGGCCTCGCCATCGACGCCGCCCGCAAGACCGGGCTCGTCCAGGCACGCCAGGGCATCCCGCTGCCGGCCGTGCTGCGCGCGTTCCGCATCGGCGGCACCTTCGTCAACGAAGCCCTCCTCGAACTCGCCGGCCCGGAGTTCCTCAATCCCACCCGGACGATCCAGATCAACTCCTACGTCTGGAAGGCGATCGACCTCTACTCGGACGCGCTGACCACGGCGTACGAGGAGGTCGCGGCGGAACCGTCGCACGCCAACGCGCGGCTGCTCGACGACCTGCTGCGCGGCCGGCTCGTCAGCCAGGCGGACATGGAAGCCGCCGCGCGCGAGCTGGGCCTGCCGACCGCGGGCATGTTCGTCGCCGTGGTCACCGAACGCATCGAACCGGACGAGCACGACTCCGTCGAGGCGCTGCTGCGGGCGCGCCGCTGGCGGTCGGCGTGGCGGCCCGGCGGCGAGGCGGGGCTGGTCGCGATCGACCGGATCGAGGACGTCCGGCGGTTGCGCGAAGTGCTCGGTTCCCTGCCGGTGGCCGCCGGGATGAGCAGGCCGTTCGCCGGCTTCCCCGACGTGCCGGACGCCCTGCACCGCGCCCGGATCGCCCGCCGCTCGCTGCCGTCGGGGACGGCTGGTGTCGTGGTGTTCGGCGACTCGCCGGTGACGACGCTGGTCGCCGCCGCGCCGGGGATGGCCCGCGACGTCGTGCGGTCCGCGCTGGCCGGCCTGCTCGCCCTGCCGGGCGCCGAACGCAAGGTCCTGCTGGACACGCTGCTCGCGTGGTACGCCGGCCACGGCTCGGCGAAGGAGGCCGCGGACCGGCTGTTCGTGCACCCCAACACCGTCCGCTACCGGCTGCGCCGCGTGCAGGAGCTGACCAAGCGGGACCTCACCGACCCGGTCGACATCGGCGAGCTGTACGTCGCGCTCGAATCGGTGCGGCTCGACCCGGAGCCATCGTAG
- a CDS encoding DUF2975 domain-containing protein produces MVTEKWAVAALRIFLVVLFGVLLVFQTLSLPGGIAYQTQQNPHDAPLRWPLTIIAVFLVLCVQVILVATWKLLTLVKKDRIFTPVSLKWVDVIVWAVGAAWLVFAFMLIFVVFNADDPGMPMVLFLVTVGITVIELLMLVMRALLRQATALRSDMEAVI; encoded by the coding sequence ATGGTTACCGAGAAGTGGGCCGTCGCCGCACTCAGAATCTTCCTCGTCGTGCTCTTCGGCGTCCTCCTCGTCTTCCAGACGCTCTCCCTGCCGGGCGGGATCGCCTACCAGACGCAGCAGAACCCGCACGACGCGCCACTGCGCTGGCCGCTGACCATCATCGCGGTGTTCCTCGTGCTGTGCGTGCAGGTGATCCTCGTCGCGACCTGGAAGCTGCTGACGCTGGTCAAGAAGGACCGGATCTTCACTCCGGTGTCCCTGAAGTGGGTCGACGTGATCGTCTGGGCCGTGGGCGCCGCGTGGCTGGTTTTCGCCTTCATGCTGATCTTCGTCGTCTTCAACGCGGACGACCCCGGGATGCCGATGGTGCTGTTCCTGGTGACCGTCGGGATCACCGTGATCGAGCTGCTGATGCTGGTCATGCGCGCCCTGCTGCGGCAGGCCACCGCGCTGCGCTCCGACATGGAAGCGGTCATCTGA
- a CDS encoding helix-turn-helix domain-containing protein: protein MPIVVRIDVELAKRKMSVGEFAEKVGLTPANIAVLKNGRAKAVRFSTLEAMCRVLGCQPGDLLEWVETEDED, encoded by the coding sequence ATGCCGATCGTCGTGCGCATCGACGTCGAACTGGCCAAGCGCAAGATGAGCGTCGGGGAGTTCGCCGAGAAGGTCGGGCTCACGCCCGCCAACATCGCCGTGCTGAAGAACGGGCGCGCCAAGGCCGTACGCTTCAGCACCCTGGAAGCCATGTGCCGGGTGCTCGGCTGCCAGCCCGGCGACCTGCTCGAATGGGTCGAGACGGAAGACGAAGACTAG
- a CDS encoding DUF3068 domain-containing protein, which translates to MRRAFGLILLALGVFAVAGAVVLPTCVYPKLAKVPLDQDSTSVLEGTASKVLAVTNDGSGPVTKIRENAKLTATGHVQANFAAPEMRKDTDYAVWLLAVKVKDDADDVVVAGSKRQVCFNRRTAEGYEPNGATDPKCDAKSSYVVELKDKANKDGETPDEKNVEKAQPGLNFKFPFDTEQKDYKVYDDSTGAAVTAKYTGTETVNGIETYKFVQNIPDTKLDSKKVPGSLIGSAESTVTADLYYRGVNTMWVEPVTGIEVKQQQQQHQELRAGSNTTVVFDGTLAYNGTTIAQMVDQVDENKGKLEFLSSTGPLWLGIGGGVLILVALFLLFRRRPAAPPAPRQRRQVDFART; encoded by the coding sequence TTGCGACGAGCTTTCGGCCTGATCTTGCTGGCGCTGGGGGTTTTCGCGGTCGCCGGGGCAGTGGTGCTGCCGACCTGCGTCTACCCGAAGCTCGCCAAGGTGCCGCTCGACCAGGATTCGACGTCGGTGCTCGAAGGCACCGCGAGCAAGGTCCTCGCCGTGACCAACGACGGGTCCGGCCCGGTCACCAAGATCCGCGAGAACGCGAAACTGACCGCGACCGGCCACGTGCAGGCGAACTTCGCCGCGCCGGAGATGCGCAAGGACACCGACTACGCGGTCTGGCTGCTGGCGGTGAAGGTCAAGGACGACGCCGACGACGTCGTGGTCGCCGGGAGCAAGCGGCAGGTCTGCTTCAACCGGCGCACCGCCGAAGGCTACGAGCCGAACGGCGCGACGGACCCGAAGTGCGACGCCAAGAGCAGCTACGTCGTCGAACTGAAGGACAAGGCCAACAAGGACGGCGAGACGCCGGACGAGAAGAACGTCGAGAAGGCCCAGCCCGGCTTGAACTTCAAGTTCCCGTTCGACACCGAGCAGAAGGACTACAAGGTCTACGACGACAGCACCGGCGCCGCCGTCACCGCCAAGTACACCGGCACCGAGACGGTCAACGGGATCGAGACCTACAAGTTCGTCCAGAACATCCCCGACACGAAGCTCGACTCGAAGAAGGTCCCCGGCTCGCTCATCGGCTCGGCGGAGTCGACCGTCACGGCCGACCTCTACTACCGCGGCGTCAACACGATGTGGGTGGAGCCGGTCACCGGGATCGAGGTGAAGCAGCAGCAACAGCAGCACCAGGAACTGCGGGCGGGCTCGAACACGACCGTCGTGTTCGACGGGACGCTCGCCTACAACGGCACGACGATCGCGCAGATGGTCGACCAGGTCGACGAGAACAAGGGCAAGCTGGAGTTCCTGTCGAGCACCGGTCCGCTGTGGCTCGGCATCGGCGGCGGGGTGCTGATCCTCGTCGCACTCTTCCTGCTGTTCCGCCGCCGTCCGGCCGCACCACCGGCGCCGAGGCAGCGACGCCAGGTGGATTTCGCCCGCACCTGA
- a CDS encoding class I SAM-dependent methyltransferase: MTLFRTFLTEQTDPDGFYSALAADSVRQLASHAPLSGRTVLDVGGGPGYFSDAFRAAGAVYLGLDPDVGELSARGEPGENMIRASGTELPVRSGSVDVCYSSNVLEHVSEPWVMLDEMCRVTKPGGTVFASFTPWYSPWGGHETAPWHFLGGDYARQRYLRKLGKQPKNKFGESLFPVSVGAALRWAKATPLADLVAGYPRYHPSWAMWIVRVPGLREIASWNLVLVLRRR; the protein is encoded by the coding sequence GTGACGCTGTTCCGGACGTTCCTCACCGAACAGACGGACCCGGACGGCTTCTATTCCGCGCTGGCCGCCGACTCCGTCCGGCAATTGGCGTCGCACGCTCCGTTGTCGGGCCGCACGGTGCTCGACGTCGGCGGGGGTCCCGGCTATTTCTCGGACGCCTTCCGCGCGGCCGGCGCGGTGTACCTCGGCCTCGACCCGGACGTCGGCGAACTGTCCGCGCGGGGCGAGCCCGGCGAGAACATGATCCGTGCCAGCGGCACGGAACTGCCGGTGCGCAGCGGTTCCGTCGACGTCTGCTACTCGTCGAACGTGCTCGAACACGTGTCGGAGCCGTGGGTCATGCTCGACGAGATGTGCCGGGTGACCAAACCCGGTGGCACGGTCTTCGCCTCGTTCACGCCGTGGTATTCGCCGTGGGGCGGCCACGAGACGGCGCCGTGGCACTTCCTCGGCGGCGACTACGCCAGGCAGCGCTATCTCCGCAAACTCGGAAAGCAGCCCAAGAACAAATTCGGGGAAAGCCTGTTCCCGGTTTCGGTCGGCGCCGCGCTCCGCTGGGCGAAGGCGACGCCGCTCGCCGATCTGGTGGCCGGTTATCCGCGGTATCACCCGAGCTGGGCGATGTGGATCGTGCGGGTTCCCGGCCTGCGGGAAATAGCGTCCTGGAATTTGGTCCTGGTCCTGCGCAGGCGGTGA
- a CDS encoding glycosyltransferase family 4 protein, with the protein MLLVNWRDTGHPEGGGSERYVERMAEGLARAGYRVEIQCAAYAGATAGEWRDGVRYRRRGNKFGVYTHALRAIRRARADLVVDVQNGMPFFARLVAGCPVLVLVHHVHKEQWISALGETLGRVGWWIESWLAPRLFRKCRYVTVSEVTKAELAGLGIGGERVTVVPNGLDAPPPCTSGRDPEPTLVAVSRLVPHKRIEHAIDVVARLAGRWPSLRLEVVGQGPWDEVLRAHAAERGVADRVVLHGWVDEQAKHEILARSWVHLCPSVKEGWGIVIMEAAAHGVPSVAYRAAGGVAESIVEGHTGLLAEDFEDFTARVDGLLADAPARTEMGLAGAERAGQYSWDSSACQFESLVRDVSGRPAPRPRVLTPHRVAQRPVMS; encoded by the coding sequence GTGCTCCTCGTCAACTGGCGCGACACCGGCCACCCCGAAGGCGGCGGGTCGGAGCGGTACGTCGAGCGGATGGCCGAAGGGCTCGCGAGAGCGGGGTACCGAGTCGAGATCCAGTGCGCCGCCTACGCCGGCGCGACCGCGGGCGAGTGGCGCGACGGCGTCCGCTACCGGCGGCGGGGCAACAAGTTCGGCGTCTACACGCACGCCCTGCGCGCGATCCGGCGGGCCCGCGCGGACCTCGTGGTGGACGTGCAGAACGGCATGCCGTTCTTCGCGCGGCTGGTCGCCGGCTGCCCGGTGCTGGTGCTCGTGCACCACGTCCACAAGGAACAGTGGATCAGCGCGCTCGGCGAGACGCTGGGCCGGGTCGGCTGGTGGATCGAGTCGTGGCTGGCGCCGCGGCTGTTCCGCAAGTGCCGCTACGTCACGGTTTCCGAGGTCACCAAGGCCGAGCTGGCCGGGCTCGGCATCGGCGGCGAGCGCGTCACCGTGGTGCCGAACGGCCTCGACGCACCGCCGCCGTGCACCTCCGGCCGGGACCCCGAACCCACCCTGGTCGCGGTGAGCAGGCTGGTGCCGCACAAGCGGATCGAGCACGCCATCGACGTCGTTGCGCGGCTGGCGGGGCGCTGGCCGTCCCTGCGGCTGGAGGTCGTCGGCCAGGGACCGTGGGACGAGGTGCTGCGCGCGCACGCGGCCGAGCGCGGCGTCGCGGACCGGGTCGTCCTGCACGGCTGGGTCGACGAGCAGGCCAAGCACGAGATCCTCGCGCGGTCGTGGGTGCACCTGTGCCCGTCGGTCAAGGAGGGCTGGGGCATCGTCATCATGGAGGCCGCGGCGCACGGCGTGCCGTCGGTCGCCTACCGCGCCGCCGGCGGCGTCGCCGAGTCCATCGTGGAGGGTCACACCGGCTTGCTGGCGGAGGATTTCGAGGATTTCACCGCCCGCGTCGACGGCCTGCTCGCCGACGCGCCGGCCCGCACGGAGATGGGCCTGGCCGGCGCCGAGCGTGCCGGCCAGTACAGCTGGGACTCAAGCGCCTGCCAGTTCGAGTCGCTGGTCCGCGACGTCTCCGGCCGTCCCGCACCCCGCCCCCGGGTCCTGACCCCGCACCGCGTCGCGCAGCGGCCCGTGATGTCGTGA
- a CDS encoding lipopolysaccharide biosynthesis protein, whose translation MSVDTEVPARTGNRVAAILVSLALAGNNAASYVLSLAAARILVPGAFGELSSLLAVLVIGVVPAMSLQTVVALRVARSPSLSPGSLFALGLVTSGIVATAALTLSPLLVLLLHLGSLTPALLVTAALGPLTLLGLFHGLLQGSHRFATLAGLIALEGAGKVGGSLVGLVVTHSTAGALTGTAIGSLLVVLAGWQICGRPRPRWADRHGGEVLHTAQAMLALVLLVNLDLVLARHTLPAGSAGEYALGAIVTKIAYWLPQAVGVLVLPRFAHGSGRRRVLPVALLVCGCLDAVVLVVSLVLGPSLLTLIGGARYAGSTMPVWPFALAGSMLALVQILLYARLADGDRRVTVLMWAAVATETVLITTWLHGSATQVVTAAACTAGALALAGAVLELRPRKPA comes from the coding sequence TTGAGCGTAGACACCGAAGTCCCGGCCCGGACCGGCAACCGGGTCGCGGCGATCCTCGTCTCCCTCGCGCTCGCGGGCAACAACGCGGCCAGCTACGTGCTGAGCCTGGCCGCGGCGCGGATCCTCGTGCCCGGCGCGTTCGGGGAGCTGAGCTCGCTGCTCGCGGTGCTGGTGATCGGCGTCGTCCCGGCGATGAGCCTGCAGACGGTCGTGGCGCTGCGGGTGGCGCGGTCGCCGTCGCTGTCACCGGGTTCCTTGTTCGCGCTCGGCCTGGTGACGAGCGGGATCGTCGCGACGGCGGCGTTGACGCTCAGCCCGTTGCTGGTCCTCCTGCTGCACCTGGGCTCGCTGACGCCGGCCCTGCTGGTGACGGCCGCGCTCGGGCCGTTGACGCTGCTGGGGCTGTTCCACGGGCTGCTGCAGGGCAGCCACCGGTTCGCCACGCTGGCCGGCCTGATCGCGCTGGAGGGCGCCGGCAAGGTCGGCGGTTCCCTGGTGGGCCTGGTCGTCACGCACTCGACCGCCGGGGCGCTGACCGGGACGGCGATCGGTTCGCTGCTGGTGGTCCTGGCGGGCTGGCAGATCTGCGGCCGCCCGCGTCCCCGCTGGGCCGACCGCCACGGCGGCGAAGTACTCCATACGGCCCAGGCGATGCTGGCGCTGGTGCTGCTGGTGAACCTGGACCTGGTGCTGGCCCGCCACACGCTGCCCGCCGGGTCCGCGGGCGAGTACGCGCTGGGGGCGATCGTCACGAAGATCGCGTACTGGCTGCCGCAGGCGGTCGGGGTGCTGGTCCTCCCCCGGTTCGCTCACGGTTCGGGCCGCCGCCGGGTCCTGCCGGTGGCTCTTCTGGTGTGCGGCTGCCTCGACGCGGTGGTGCTGGTGGTGTCGCTGGTGCTGGGCCCGTCACTGCTGACGTTGATCGGCGGCGCGCGGTACGCGGGCAGCACGATGCCGGTGTGGCCGTTCGCGCTGGCGGGCTCGATGCTGGCGCTGGTCCAGATCCTGCTGTACGCCCGCCTGGCGGACGGCGACCGCCGCGTGACGGTCCTGATGTGGGCGGCGGTGGCGACGGAGACGGTGCTGATCACGACCTGGCTGCACGGCTCGGCAACCCAGGTGGTCACCGCGGCCGCCTGCACCGCGGGCGCGTTGGCCCTGGCCGGCGCGGTCCTGGAGCTCCGGCCCCGCAAACCGGCCTGA